In Sphingobacterium zeae, one genomic interval encodes:
- the nusG gene encoding transcription termination/antitermination protein NusG → MADQGLKWYVVRAVSGKEKKVKQYIDAEVSRLGIEHLIPQVLIPMEKYYLMRDGKKVAKERNYYPGYVLLEAALDGELEHVIKNINSVIGFLGDKAGNAVPLRQAEVNRILGKVDEMAEQGETINVPYYVGETVKVNDGPFNGFTGEIEEVHEDKKKLIVMVKVFGRKTPLELNYMQVEKE, encoded by the coding sequence ATGGCAGATCAAGGTTTAAAGTGGTACGTAGTTCGTGCTGTAAGTGGTAAAGAAAAGAAAGTAAAGCAATATATTGATGCCGAGGTTAGCCGTTTAGGTATTGAACACTTGATTCCTCAAGTGTTGATTCCAATGGAAAAATACTACTTGATGCGCGATGGTAAGAAAGTTGCTAAAGAGCGTAACTATTATCCTGGTTATGTATTATTAGAAGCCGCACTTGATGGTGAGTTAGAGCACGTGATTAAAAATATCAATAGTGTAATTGGTTTCTTGGGCGATAAAGCTGGTAACGCTGTCCCTTTACGCCAAGCAGAGGTAAATCGTATCCTGGGTAAGGTGGATGAAATGGCAGAGCAAGGTGAAACCATTAATGTTCCTTATTACGTGGGTGAAACAGTCAAAGTGAATGATGGTCCTTTCAATGGATTTACCGGAGAAATCGAAGAAGTCCACGAAGATAAAAAGAAATTAATCGTGATGGTGAAAGTCTTCGGTCGTAAGACGCCACTTGAACTAAACTACATGCAAGTAGAAAAAGAGTAA
- a CDS encoding BamA/TamA family outer membrane protein produces the protein MQILPQSLSKLIPYSTLVTVLLMGSGELKAQNIIQKLSKKFLSSERDSTRSGSFMVLPAIGYAQETGVEYGLASTYNFYLDKSDPKIRTSTVMAMGTFTSNSQSNFKLQTDFWTKNNDYHLISEIRYRNWPFNYYGLGMDTWKIDEERIDQKLFRVKLEAEKKISNNLYSGINIQYDNFTIRSDSADRIFNHSDLIGKDGGQQLLIGVSQLFDNRNNVSYTTKGYYAKLRLAYAPKLWTSADFTGANLDVDLRGFIPLHNQVTLALQGIFRSTFGKTVPFYNYRELGGDMMMRGYYLGRYRDKNYLASQAELRYRFHPRFGIVGFSGLGSTFSKENSSRYVASYGGGLRYFFSLEHNSSIRFDYSFGEQRPGEKRQSGFYLSLSEAF, from the coding sequence ATGCAAATTTTACCGCAATCACTTTCTAAACTTATCCCATACTCGACACTTGTCACGGTACTTTTGATGGGATCAGGTGAATTGAAAGCTCAAAATATTATTCAAAAATTGAGTAAAAAATTTCTTTCTTCCGAAAGAGATTCCACGCGTTCCGGCAGTTTTATGGTTTTGCCGGCAATTGGTTATGCGCAGGAAACAGGTGTGGAATATGGCCTGGCCAGCACCTATAATTTTTATCTGGACAAATCTGATCCCAAAATACGTACCTCCACGGTCATGGCTATGGGAACTTTCACATCCAACAGCCAATCGAACTTTAAACTGCAGACAGATTTTTGGACTAAAAACAACGACTACCATTTGATCAGTGAAATACGTTACCGAAACTGGCCGTTTAACTATTATGGCTTGGGTATGGACACTTGGAAAATAGATGAAGAACGTATCGATCAAAAATTATTTCGCGTCAAACTCGAAGCTGAGAAAAAAATCAGCAACAACCTCTATTCGGGCATCAACATTCAATACGACAACTTCACCATTCGCAGCGACAGCGCCGATCGCATCTTCAATCATTCCGATCTTATTGGAAAAGATGGCGGACAACAACTCCTGATCGGGGTATCGCAATTATTTGATAATAGGAACAACGTATCTTATACCACAAAAGGTTATTATGCCAAATTACGCTTGGCCTATGCTCCCAAATTATGGACCAGTGCTGATTTTACAGGGGCAAACCTCGATGTGGATCTCCGTGGCTTTATTCCCCTGCACAACCAAGTCACACTGGCCCTACAAGGAATCTTTCGTTCCACATTTGGAAAAACCGTCCCATTTTACAATTACCGTGAGCTCGGTGGAGATATGATGATGCGCGGTTATTACCTCGGACGTTATCGCGACAAGAATTATCTTGCCTCACAGGCTGAATTGCGTTACCGCTTTCATCCACGCTTTGGTATCGTTGGTTTTTCAGGACTAGGATCCACCTTCTCTAAAGAAAATAGCAGTCGATATGTTGCAAGCTATGGCGGTGGCTTACGTTACTTCTTTAGTCTGGAGCACAACAGCAGTATTCGCTTCGATTATTCCTTTGGCGAACAACGACCTGGAGAAAAGCGACAATCGGGATTCTATTTATCCTTAAGTGAAGCTTTTTAA
- a CDS encoding S41 family peptidase, whose product MKKSVIYLFLLLYFFTLISCTSVAKYNRFIQTPLSVKAMLQDINYVERNLWKMHPDLFLYIGEDQLKTKFDSLRSTIRHPLLPNQFQLALAAVLSQVRQGHMTLSPLISKFDPKGKDKVRYQKSKGPFSQLGFHWQENTLYLSKNGTADSTLIVGSKILAIEGIQPQNLYTKYRPTFTSDGYNTTFIDQAFERLLPRYYQLELGYRDSIAVVFSRADSTYERFVVRRFEAPEQKGKVGTSRAAKEKPNKKPSEKSDKPIEKKSDTKKQRKIFGYNTNLKRMSKQLSFPAKGDSSIALLKVVDFSYGRPKEAYRRIFDRLELNSVQYLILDLRGNLGGRLSDVRELYSYLVKADKFQFVQPAVISSKFNLPFYQVKGLPGWSYPVLSPFIIPSAVVSWAKTFSKDGINYTHLTGSKIEKSKANRYRGDLFVLIDGGTFSAASLIATNLKVGKRAVFFGEETGGAASGTVAGVLPVLKLPNSHLRWRFGLMDVKPYYHVSEAGRGVMPDVSIVRNVDDVFKGKDPVLDKVLKIIKRQ is encoded by the coding sequence ATGAAAAAGTCAGTAATTTATCTATTTCTATTGTTATACTTCTTTACATTGATAAGCTGTACAAGTGTAGCGAAGTATAATCGATTTATTCAGACTCCACTGTCCGTCAAAGCTATGCTGCAGGATATCAACTATGTTGAGCGTAACTTATGGAAAATGCATCCGGACCTTTTTTTGTATATAGGGGAAGATCAATTAAAGACTAAGTTTGATAGCCTCCGTTCTACGATCCGTCATCCCTTACTGCCCAACCAGTTTCAGCTGGCATTAGCAGCTGTTCTGTCTCAAGTTCGGCAGGGACATATGACCTTAAGCCCACTTATTTCCAAATTTGACCCGAAAGGTAAGGATAAAGTACGTTACCAAAAAAGTAAGGGCCCCTTCTCACAATTGGGATTTCATTGGCAAGAAAATACATTGTATCTTTCAAAAAATGGAACGGCAGATTCAACGCTGATTGTCGGTTCAAAAATTCTAGCTATTGAAGGGATACAGCCACAAAATTTGTACACAAAATATCGCCCAACCTTTACCTCGGATGGGTATAATACAACATTTATAGATCAGGCTTTTGAACGTTTATTACCGCGGTATTACCAATTGGAATTGGGGTATCGAGATTCTATTGCTGTGGTGTTTTCTCGTGCTGATAGTACGTATGAGCGGTTTGTTGTCAGAAGATTTGAAGCACCTGAACAGAAGGGAAAGGTCGGAACAAGCCGTGCGGCTAAGGAAAAACCGAATAAAAAGCCTTCGGAAAAGAGCGATAAGCCAATAGAAAAGAAGTCCGATACGAAAAAGCAGCGCAAGATATTCGGCTATAATACCAATCTAAAAAGAATGAGCAAACAGCTCTCTTTCCCTGCCAAAGGCGATAGCAGTATTGCTTTATTGAAGGTGGTCGATTTTTCCTATGGGCGTCCAAAAGAAGCCTATAGAAGGATTTTTGATCGACTGGAGCTTAATTCGGTTCAATACCTGATCTTGGATCTTCGTGGCAATCTGGGCGGACGTTTGTCCGATGTTCGTGAACTATATAGCTATCTTGTAAAAGCGGATAAATTCCAGTTTGTTCAGCCGGCAGTGATCAGCTCAAAGTTCAACTTGCCGTTTTATCAGGTAAAAGGATTGCCAGGCTGGTCTTATCCCGTTTTATCACCATTTATTATACCAAGTGCTGTAGTATCTTGGGCAAAGACGTTTTCCAAAGATGGGATAAATTATACCCATCTTACGGGAAGCAAAATTGAAAAATCAAAGGCGAATCGCTATCGCGGTGATTTATTTGTATTGATCGATGGCGGGACTTTTTCTGCAGCGAGTTTGATTGCTACAAATCTGAAAGTTGGGAAACGTGCTGTTTTCTTTGGTGAAGAGACTGGCGGGGCTGCTAGTGGTACTGTTGCAGGAGTTCTTCCTGTACTGAAACTGCCAAACTCCCATTTAAGGTGGCGCTTTGGCTTAATGGACGTGAAGCCTTATTATCATGTAAGCGAAGCTGGACGGGGTGTTATGCCGGATGTTTCCATTGTACGAAATGTTGATGATGTATTCAAAGGGAAAGATCCGGTATTGGATAAGGTGTTGAAGATTATTAAAAGGCAGTAG
- the tuf gene encoding elongation factor Tu, with protein sequence MAKEKFDRSKPHLNIGTIGHVDHGKTTTTAAITKVLADKGLSEARSFDSIDSAPEEKERGITINTAHVEYSTANRHYAHVDCPGHADYVKNMVTGAAQMDGAIIVVAATDGPMPQTREHILLARQVGVPALVVFMNKTDLVDDPELLDLVEMEVRELLSFYEFPGDDIPVIKGSALGALNGEPEWVEKIMELMDAVDNYIPIPPRLTDLPFLMPVEDVFSITGRGTVATGRIERGVINSGDPVEILGMGAENLKSTVTGVEMFRKILDYGEAGDNVGLLLRGIEKTDIKRGMVICKPGSVTPHDHFKAEVYVLSKAEGGRHTPFFNKYRPQFYFRTTDVTGEISLPEGTEMVMPGDNVTISVKLISAIAMEKGLRFAIREGGRTVGAGQVTEII encoded by the coding sequence ATGGCAAAAGAGAAATTTGACCGTAGTAAACCACACTTAAACATTGGTACTATCGGTCACGTTGACCACGGTAAAACTACAACTACAGCTGCTATCACTAAAGTATTGGCTGATAAAGGTTTGTCAGAAGCTCGTTCATTTGATTCAATTGACTCTGCTCCTGAAGAAAAAGAGCGTGGTATCACAATCAATACTGCACACGTAGAATATTCTACAGCTAACCGTCACTATGCACACGTTGACTGTCCAGGTCACGCTGACTACGTTAAGAACATGGTAACTGGTGCTGCTCAAATGGACGGTGCTATCATCGTAGTTGCTGCGACTGATGGTCCTATGCCTCAAACTCGTGAGCACATCTTGTTGGCTCGCCAAGTAGGTGTTCCTGCGTTAGTAGTATTCATGAACAAAACTGACTTAGTTGATGATCCTGAGTTGTTAGACTTAGTTGAAATGGAAGTTCGTGAGTTATTATCATTCTACGAATTCCCTGGTGATGATATCCCTGTAATCAAAGGTTCTGCTTTAGGTGCATTGAATGGTGAGCCTGAGTGGGTTGAGAAAATCATGGAATTAATGGATGCTGTAGATAACTACATTCCAATTCCTCCACGTTTGACAGACTTACCTTTCTTGATGCCAGTAGAGGACGTATTCTCGATCACAGGTCGTGGTACAGTTGCTACAGGTCGTATCGAAAGAGGTGTAATTAACTCTGGTGATCCAGTTGAGATCTTAGGTATGGGTGCTGAGAACTTGAAATCTACAGTAACAGGTGTTGAGATGTTCCGTAAAATCTTAGATTACGGTGAGGCTGGTGATAACGTAGGTTTATTGTTACGTGGTATTGAGAAAACTGATATCAAACGTGGTATGGTTATCTGTAAACCAGGTTCAGTAACTCCTCACGATCATTTCAAAGCAGAGGTTTACGTATTGTCAAAAGCTGAAGGTGGTCGTCACACTCCATTCTTCAACAAATACCGTCCTCAATTCTATTTCCGTACAACTGACGTAACTGGAGAGATCTCTTTACCAGAAGGTACTGAAATGGTTATGCCAGGTGATAACGTTACAATCAGCGTGAAATTAATTTCTGCGATTGCAATGGAAAAAGGTCTACGGTTCGCTATCCGTGAAGGTGGTCGTACAGTAGGTGCTGGTCAGGTAACTGAAATTATCTAG
- the secE gene encoding preprotein translocase subunit SecE — protein sequence MAKVLDFFKDSYVEITEKVTWPTWSQLQSSAVIVLVASLLIALVVFVMDKASSVGLEFLYGIAS from the coding sequence ATGGCAAAAGTACTTGATTTTTTTAAAGACTCTTATGTAGAGATCACTGAGAAAGTGACTTGGCCTACATGGTCTCAGTTACAAAGTTCAGCTGTTATTGTACTTGTTGCTTCTCTTCTTATTGCATTGGTCGTCTTTGTAATGGATAAAGCTTCAAGTGTAGGGTTAGAATTCTTGTACGGTATTGCTTCTTAA